In Candidatus Poribacteria bacterium, the following are encoded in one genomic region:
- the murA gene encoding UDP-N-acetylglucosamine 1-carboxyvinyltransferase has protein sequence MEKLIVKGGTRLQGTIPVSGCKNAVLPIAVAAAILGDGVSVLHNVPNLTDVKTLSAVLEGLGATIKLKNSTLYIEPINHLEYEAPYELVRKMRASIYVLGPLVAKLGKAKVSFPGGCAIGPRPIDLHIQGLEHLGAEVTVHSGYIYAQAERLAGTEMYLMGQHGPSVGATANIMMAATLAEGTTVIRGAACEPHISDLAHFLNAMGADIEGIGTSVLTIQGVKQLRGTEHTVISDDIEAGTFMVAGAITKGDVYVEGIGPQQIPAVSEKLTEAGVQLDWDGNGVRVTTPREIKGIDVTTAPFPGFPTDMQAQIMGLLCLASGTSVITENVHTDRYIHAAELNRMGAKIMLDGTKAVINGVSKLSGAPVMASDLRAGAVLVAAGMAASGETVVSRVYHIDRGYESIERKLNDIGANITRVSDRGEEV, from the coding sequence ATGGAAAAATTAATCGTCAAAGGTGGTACTCGACTTCAAGGGACAATCCCGGTTAGCGGTTGCAAAAACGCAGTCCTACCTATCGCAGTCGCCGCCGCAATTCTCGGCGACGGGGTCAGTGTCCTCCACAACGTACCCAATCTAACAGATGTAAAAACACTCAGTGCAGTATTGGAAGGGCTTGGTGCCACAATAAAACTCAAAAATTCCACACTTTACATTGAACCAATAAATCACTTAGAATATGAAGCCCCTTACGAACTCGTCCGAAAGATGCGTGCATCCATCTATGTTTTAGGTCCACTCGTGGCGAAACTCGGGAAGGCAAAAGTCTCATTTCCGGGCGGATGTGCTATTGGTCCTCGCCCGATTGATTTGCATATTCAGGGGTTGGAACACTTAGGTGCGGAAGTCACAGTGCATAGCGGTTACATTTACGCACAAGCGGAACGCTTGGCGGGGACAGAGATGTATCTCATGGGGCAGCACGGGCCGAGTGTCGGGGCAACAGCAAACATTATGATGGCGGCGACCTTAGCAGAAGGTACTACGGTTATCCGCGGTGCAGCGTGTGAACCGCATATTTCGGACCTCGCCCACTTCCTCAACGCCATGGGAGCAGACATAGAAGGCATCGGTACTTCTGTTTTGACAATTCAAGGTGTCAAACAGTTACGCGGAACTGAACATACTGTCATTTCCGATGATATTGAGGCAGGCACCTTCATGGTCGCAGGTGCTATTACCAAAGGTGACGTTTATGTCGAAGGGATCGGGCCGCAACAAATTCCTGCGGTCTCAGAAAAACTTACTGAAGCAGGTGTCCAATTAGATTGGGACGGTAACGGCGTGCGTGTTACCACACCACGTGAGATAAAGGGGATCGATGTAACGACTGCCCCGTTCCCAGGTTTCCCGACAGACATGCAGGCACAAATTATGGGGCTGCTCTGCCTTGCATCCGGGACAAGTGTTATCACTGAAAATGTCCACACAGACCGGTACATTCACGCAGCAGAATTGAACCGGATGGGTGCAAAGATCATGCTTGATGGCACGAAAGCTGTGATTAACGGTGTCTCCAAACTCAGTGGTGCGCCTGTGATGGCTTCCGATCTACGCGCGGGTGCTGTACTCGTTGCGGCTGGAATGGCAGCGTCAGGCGAAACCGTTGTATCGCGCGTCTATCACATCGACCGCGGGTATGAATCAATCGAGAGAAAACTGAACGACATCGGCGCAAACATCACGCGAGTTAGCGACAGAGGCGAAGAAGTCTAA
- the truA gene encoding tRNA pseudouridine(38-40) synthase TruA produces the protein MRNIKLVLEYDGTNYHGWQTQPNLPTVQETVEKSLAKLTKSPIQIIGAGRTDSGVHAEGQVANFYTDSEIPLVAFQKGLNAILPRDIVVCAATEVPAEFHARFSATSRRYRYTILNRAYPAALFRHTSYLFPKGIDVSRTNDLCQILVGKQDFSSFQKTGSDRLNPVCEIYEAHWWKKEPYIYFEIEADAFLRGMVRAITGTILTLNSKFWKSASCTKHTKCQDAEMELRHILEAKNRDAAGVSVPAHGLSLIQVKYNNPQLLR, from the coding sequence ATGCGAAATATCAAACTCGTGCTTGAATATGATGGCACGAATTACCATGGATGGCAAACACAGCCGAACCTCCCAACTGTCCAAGAGACAGTTGAAAAGTCCTTAGCAAAACTAACCAAAAGCCCAATACAAATTATCGGGGCAGGGAGGACCGATAGTGGTGTCCACGCGGAGGGACAGGTAGCAAACTTCTATACGGATTCAGAGATACCGCTCGTTGCATTCCAGAAAGGGCTGAACGCCATTTTGCCACGGGATATTGTTGTCTGTGCTGCGACAGAGGTGCCAGCGGAATTTCACGCCCGCTTCAGTGCCACAAGCCGGCGTTACCGATACACGATTTTGAACAGGGCGTACCCCGCCGCACTTTTCCGACACACAAGCTACCTCTTCCCGAAGGGAATTGATGTTTCGCGAACGAATGACCTCTGCCAAATTCTGGTTGGAAAACAGGATTTCTCCTCTTTCCAAAAGACAGGAAGCGATCGGCTAAATCCTGTGTGCGAAATCTATGAGGCTCACTGGTGGAAGAAAGAGCCGTACATCTACTTTGAAATCGAAGCGGACGCGTTTTTACGAGGCATGGTTCGTGCGATCACCGGCACCATCTTAACTCTTAATAGCAAGTTTTGGAAATCTGCAAGCTGCACCAAACATACGAAATGTCAAGATGCCGAGATGGAGCTCCGCCATATTTTGGAGGCAAAGAATAGAGATGCAGCAGGGGTATCAGTCCCAGCACACGGGCTATCCCTGATTCAAGTGAAATATAACAACCCACAACTTTTACGGTGA
- a CDS encoding SDR family oxidoreductase, with protein sequence MRFENKVAFVTGGGGPLGIGRAACLAFAREGASVVVAGGRSADAVATEVLAEGGKAIAVPLDVTVPEQVQDAVDTAIETFKRIDILFNNAGILGGQPLFEVTPEQFDRVMGVNVKGCLLCAQAVAKVMIEQGIRGRIINNSSIYAEESHVGVLSYCVSKAALNRLTRSLALELRPHGITVNAVAPGGGAPTGMNASRNLPEDDTLPDLPPVSPDAPPLERRATVWDYIGAVLFLASNEAAYISGDIMTIDGGAVSRR encoded by the coding sequence ATGCGTTTTGAGAATAAAGTCGCATTTGTGACAGGCGGAGGCGGACCTTTAGGGATCGGGAGAGCCGCGTGTTTAGCATTCGCGCGTGAAGGAGCATCTGTCGTTGTTGCTGGGGGTCGGAGCGCGGATGCTGTCGCTACAGAAGTCCTCGCTGAAGGAGGAAAGGCTATTGCTGTGCCTTTGGATGTCACTGTGCCTGAGCAGGTTCAGGACGCTGTAGATACTGCGATAGAAACCTTTAAACGAATTGATATTCTGTTCAACAATGCAGGGATTCTTGGTGGACAGCCTTTGTTTGAGGTAACGCCGGAACAATTTGATAGGGTGATGGGCGTTAATGTGAAGGGATGTCTACTCTGTGCACAGGCAGTTGCTAAGGTGATGATAGAACAGGGGATACGGGGTCGTATTATTAACAATTCGTCTATTTATGCCGAAGAATCACACGTTGGTGTTCTCAGTTATTGTGTCAGCAAAGCCGCCCTGAATAGACTCACGCGCAGTCTCGCCTTGGAGCTTCGCCCACACGGTATCACTGTAAATGCTGTCGCACCTGGTGGTGGAGCACCGACTGGTATGAATGCTTCTCGGAACCTTCCTGAAGATGATACTTTACCCGATTTACCGCCTGTTTCACCGGACGCACCTCCACTTGAACGCAGGGCAACAGTATGGGACTATATTGGCGCAGTATTGTTCCTGGCATCCAATGAAGCCGCCTATATTAGTGGCGATATTATGACAATTGACGGGGGAGCCGTTTCGCGTCGCTAA
- a CDS encoding phytanoyl-CoA dioxygenase family protein, giving the protein MNNVATGAHTDAVQFPYPVDLYRFDTAAKGISGGFPAVTEADIEYFHQYGYLVINDAFSPPEVEDALAGMVHLMDGKCPDFRAIQFEPKLVKQKDEMEVQERRDAIRKIFRFVDYEPRLNALAAHSGLLGVLEQIMGDTPELFQDMALVKPPRHGSEKPWHQDCAYFNLPEGTTVVGVWIALDEATPENGCLHVIPGSNNEGPMIHFKRRDWQICDTDVPVGRDTMVPLKPGGCLFWHGLTHHGSPVNQSEQRRRALQFHYKPVSCEEITTQERMDVYGSEGKDVDC; this is encoded by the coding sequence ATGAATAACGTAGCAACGGGAGCACATACAGACGCTGTTCAATTTCCGTATCCAGTAGACCTTTATCGCTTCGACACAGCTGCTAAGGGGATTTCAGGTGGATTTCCAGCCGTAACCGAAGCAGATATCGAATACTTCCATCAATACGGTTACCTCGTCATCAATGATGCCTTCAGTCCGCCTGAAGTCGAAGATGCGTTAGCAGGGATGGTTCATCTCATGGATGGGAAATGTCCTGATTTCCGAGCGATTCAATTTGAACCGAAACTTGTCAAGCAGAAGGACGAAATGGAAGTTCAAGAACGTCGGGACGCTATCAGGAAAATCTTCCGTTTTGTAGACTATGAACCGCGTCTGAATGCGCTAGCAGCCCATTCAGGTCTTCTCGGTGTGCTCGAACAAATTATGGGGGATACACCTGAGCTGTTTCAAGACATGGCACTTGTTAAACCCCCGCGCCACGGGTCGGAAAAACCGTGGCATCAGGATTGTGCTTACTTCAACTTACCGGAAGGAACAACGGTTGTTGGCGTATGGATCGCCTTAGATGAAGCTACCCCCGAAAACGGATGTTTACACGTCATACCGGGCTCAAATAATGAGGGACCGATGATCCATTTCAAACGGCGGGATTGGCAGATTTGCGATACGGATGTGCCGGTAGGACGTGATACAATGGTCCCGCTTAAGCCGGGTGGTTGTCTGTTCTGGCACGGGTTGACACATCACGGAAGTCCTGTTAACCAATCGGAGCAACGGCGTCGCGCGCTACAGTTCCATTACAAACCGGTGAGCTGCGAAGAAATTACGACACAGGAACGGATGGACGTTTACGGAAGTGAAGGGAAAGACGTAGATTGCTGA
- a CDS encoding aldo/keto reductase, with translation MEYVNFGKAGVKVSPLALGLGLRGQGDANEAQRLIEHAIDSGINLIDCANIYGLMDDRANIGRSEEVLGKAIQGKRDDVVITSKVFSQIGPGPNDQGLSRYHIMREVERSLSRLNTDHIDVYLIHAPDEMTPQEETVRAMDDLVRSGKVRYIGCCNHQAWQACKALWIADRINATPYMGIQNMYNLLNRDMETELFGLVREEGLGVMAYSPLAVGLLSGVYAPDEPPPAGTLWGTRLREEFAQRMSGPTGQVIITLKRLAAELGKTPAQLAVAWVLSHPEVTVAISGSDTIEQLDDTLGGVGWELDAAVREELDEVSRSFVRLIAPPA, from the coding sequence ATGGAATATGTCAATTTTGGAAAAGCAGGCGTTAAAGTGAGTCCGCTCGCATTGGGCTTGGGACTCAGAGGACAAGGCGACGCGAATGAAGCCCAAAGACTCATTGAACACGCCATTGATTCTGGTATTAACCTCATTGATTGCGCCAATATCTATGGGCTTATGGACGATCGCGCCAACATTGGTCGTTCTGAGGAAGTTCTCGGTAAAGCGATTCAGGGCAAACGCGATGACGTTGTAATTACGTCAAAGGTTTTCAGCCAGATCGGTCCAGGTCCGAACGATCAGGGATTGTCAAGATACCATATCATGCGGGAGGTCGAGCGTTCCTTGTCGCGTCTCAACACTGATCATATTGATGTCTACCTCATCCACGCGCCCGATGAAATGACACCACAGGAGGAGACTGTCCGAGCGATGGATGATCTCGTGCGTTCGGGTAAAGTGCGCTATATCGGTTGTTGTAATCATCAAGCGTGGCAGGCGTGCAAAGCACTCTGGATCGCTGATAGAATCAACGCAACACCCTATATGGGCATTCAGAACATGTATAACCTACTGAACCGGGATATGGAGACGGAGTTGTTCGGCTTGGTGCGTGAGGAAGGGTTAGGCGTTATGGCTTATAGTCCGTTAGCCGTTGGTCTGTTGAGTGGTGTCTACGCACCCGATGAACCACCACCCGCTGGCACTTTATGGGGAACGCGATTACGCGAGGAATTCGCGCAACGGATGAGTGGTCCGACCGGACAGGTAATCATAACCCTCAAACGGCTCGCAGCGGAGTTAGGTAAAACACCCGCCCAACTCGCCGTGGCGTGGGTATTATCGCATCCGGAAGTCACTGTCGCAATCAGTGGCAGCGATACGATTGAACAACTTGACGATACGCTTGGCGGTGTCGGTTGGGAGCTTGATGCAGCAGTTCGAGAGGAATTAGATGAGGTTTCCCGCTCGTTTGTGCGTCTAATTGCCCCACCAGCTTAA
- a CDS encoding sodium:calcium antiporter, with amino-acid sequence MEEWITNLISGLASPLIFLIIAVMLYTLGKGADWLVDEAVILSTRWGLGKAVIGATVVSIGTTTPEAAVSVLSAIQGEPGLALGNAVGSIICDTGLILGLASLIAPLPLNRQLASRLSNVQVGAGILLVVGCFPWASPAKVFSQGGVLPQLVGVVFVVLLALYIWQSIRWAGATPSDAESTEEENEEASGAFGTLFKLIGAIAIVVVSAQILIPSVIEIAKRIQVPEHIISATLVAFGTSLPELVTAITAVRRGHGELAVGNIIGADILNVLFVAGVSASATQGGLQADGQFFQFLFPAMLFILIVFRCGIFVSGDQLKRPFGVVLVATWLLVTILSYVLSIEMH; translated from the coding sequence ATGGAAGAATGGATCACAAATCTTATTAGTGGGTTAGCCAGCCCGCTCATTTTCCTGATAATTGCGGTGATGCTTTACACACTCGGCAAAGGTGCGGACTGGCTTGTTGATGAAGCGGTAATTCTTTCAACCCGATGGGGCTTAGGAAAAGCGGTCATCGGTGCAACAGTTGTGAGCATTGGCACGACAACACCAGAGGCGGCTGTCTCCGTCCTGTCGGCAATACAAGGAGAACCCGGGCTTGCGCTCGGAAACGCCGTCGGTTCAATCATCTGCGACACAGGACTCATCCTCGGATTAGCATCCCTCATCGCTCCCTTACCCCTCAATCGCCAATTGGCTTCACGGCTGTCAAATGTACAGGTAGGTGCAGGTATTCTCTTGGTGGTAGGCTGTTTCCCGTGGGCATCTCCGGCGAAAGTTTTCAGTCAAGGCGGCGTTCTACCTCAACTCGTAGGTGTTGTCTTCGTTGTCCTTCTGGCATTATACATCTGGCAGTCCATCCGATGGGCAGGTGCGACACCGTCAGATGCTGAAAGCACAGAAGAAGAGAATGAAGAAGCATCAGGGGCATTCGGAACACTCTTTAAACTCATCGGGGCAATTGCCATTGTTGTTGTCTCTGCTCAGATCTTGATTCCAAGTGTGATCGAAATAGCAAAAAGGATTCAGGTACCGGAGCATATTATTTCAGCGACACTTGTTGCGTTTGGTACATCGCTCCCTGAACTGGTGACAGCGATAACGGCGGTTAGGCGCGGGCATGGCGAATTGGCAGTCGGAAACATTATCGGTGCGGATATTCTCAATGTGCTTTTTGTCGCCGGTGTTTCTGCTTCCGCTACGCAAGGCGGTTTACAAGCAGACGGTCAATTCTTCCAGTTCCTGTTCCCAGCGATGCTGTTTATCTTGATCGTCTTCCGATGCGGTATCTTCGTGTCAGGCGACCAGTTGAAACGTCCGTTCGGTGTCGTGCTAGTTGCGACATGGCTTTTGGTGACGATTCTGAGTTATGTGTTGTCAATTGAAATGCATTAA
- a CDS encoding HD domain-containing protein, whose protein sequence is MNYAQVLNELETLVNETFALWEHNRVGFQWRHYTWNHSMRVRATSMELGRREGGDVKLLEVAGTLHDITKRYDGDFKTDKEGKRVFNPEGFWLNETLTPAGQNIVTELYDKHNLHGTVHHESGAVITENILAMYDFEPDFVEAATAVVFAHLKPTNLTEENFKLLYNRIENQILYDADTMDPNVGYTGFFRNIHIHSYFALQRGSFDLEDYVRSLPRWINSKQEFVDKLLTESSRELAQGRQDRNQELFLQMVDELDDMEINRKYGLLGIIEYFVSENEDPHFLNQLDHLTNEWLPQRRQWLAEEEKDASARDRAQAAIDRVDDFLTLMARESKGEI, encoded by the coding sequence ATGAACTATGCCCAGGTCTTGAATGAATTGGAAACTTTAGTCAATGAAACCTTTGCACTTTGGGAGCACAACCGCGTCGGCTTCCAATGGCGACACTATACATGGAATCACAGCATGCGTGTGCGTGCGACGAGTATGGAACTCGGTAGACGGGAAGGCGGCGACGTGAAACTGCTTGAAGTTGCTGGCACACTGCACGATATCACTAAACGATATGACGGTGATTTTAAGACCGACAAGGAAGGAAAACGTGTCTTCAACCCTGAAGGTTTCTGGTTAAACGAGACGCTTACACCAGCAGGTCAGAACATCGTTACGGAACTTTACGACAAGCATAACCTCCACGGTACGGTCCATCACGAATCCGGGGCAGTTATTACTGAGAATATCTTGGCGATGTACGACTTTGAACCGGATTTCGTAGAAGCTGCGACAGCTGTTGTCTTCGCACATCTAAAGCCTACGAACCTCACAGAGGAGAACTTTAAACTGCTCTACAACAGGATTGAAAACCAGATCCTCTATGATGCAGACACTATGGATCCGAACGTCGGTTATACAGGTTTTTTCCGAAACATTCACATTCACTCCTATTTCGCACTCCAACGCGGAAGTTTCGATTTAGAGGATTATGTGCGGAGTCTGCCGCGCTGGATTAACTCCAAGCAGGAATTCGTTGACAAACTTCTAACCGAATCCTCTCGTGAACTTGCCCAAGGGCGACAGGACAGGAATCAGGAGCTTTTCTTGCAAATGGTAGATGAATTAGACGATATGGAGATTAATCGGAAATACGGGCTGCTCGGTATCATCGAATATTTCGTGAGTGAGAATGAGGACCCGCACTTCTTGAACCAACTTGACCACCTGACAAATGAGTGGCTGCCACAAAGGAGACAGTGGTTGGCAGAAGAGGAGAAAGACGCATCGGCACGCGACCGCGCCCAAGCGGCTATTGATCGGGTTGACGATTTCCTGACGCTAATGGCCCGCGAAAGCAAGGGAGAGATTTAA
- a CDS encoding RluA family pseudouridine synthase: MKNEIRVYDIQTNQSGERLDRFLLNATEGVSRTYLQRLIRNGDATVNGKVTKQPSYALRDGDRVCLMLPPPRPLETLQPERIPLAILHEDSDLIVLNKPAGMLVHPANGVNVGTLVNALLAHCPTDLSGIGGVERPGIVHRLDKDTSGVLVVAKTDVVHRGLSAQFEQHSITRQYVAIVCGTPAKATGTIDARIARSRRDRRRMTTVETGGRHAVTHYEVLETYSQFALVQLTLETGRLHQIRVHLQHIGHPVVGDAIYGGEQRALNDADTTELKHALAQLKRQALHARMLGFEHPATGENLTFSAPIPKNMQRVVNALRMQTDARKTGD; the protein is encoded by the coding sequence ATGAAAAATGAAATCCGGGTTTACGACATCCAAACGAATCAGTCTGGTGAGCGGTTGGATCGCTTTCTTCTCAACGCGACGGAGGGGGTATCTCGGACCTATCTTCAGCGACTGATTCGTAATGGTGATGCCACCGTCAACGGTAAAGTGACTAAACAACCGAGTTACGCGCTCCGAGACGGCGACCGCGTGTGTTTGATGCTTCCGCCGCCACGTCCTTTGGAGACGCTTCAACCTGAGCGAATTCCGCTTGCCATTCTTCACGAGGATAGCGACTTGATTGTGCTTAATAAGCCCGCAGGCATGCTTGTTCATCCTGCGAACGGTGTGAATGTCGGCACGCTCGTAAATGCGTTGCTCGCGCACTGTCCGACAGACCTTTCCGGCATCGGCGGCGTAGAGCGTCCAGGAATTGTTCACAGACTGGATAAGGACACGTCGGGTGTTCTCGTTGTCGCGAAAACCGATGTCGTACATCGCGGACTTTCCGCGCAGTTTGAACAGCATAGCATTACGCGCCAATATGTCGCTATCGTATGCGGAACCCCTGCGAAAGCCACAGGAACGATTGACGCTCGAATTGCTCGGAGTCGAAGGGATCGACGCCGGATGACGACAGTTGAAACAGGCGGACGACACGCTGTCACACACTATGAGGTTTTAGAAACCTACTCTCAATTTGCGCTTGTTCAGCTGACATTGGAAACTGGGAGGCTCCATCAGATCCGTGTACATCTGCAGCACATCGGTCACCCAGTGGTTGGTGACGCGATTTATGGCGGTGAACAGCGTGCTTTGAATGATGCCGATACAACGGAACTGAAACACGCACTCGCTCAGTTGAAACGTCAGGCGTTGCATGCGCGCATGCTCGGCTTTGAACATCCAGCCACAGGCGAAAACTTGACTTTTTCGGCACCGATCCCGAAAAATATGCAACGGGTTGTAAATGCCTTGCGAATGCAGACAGATGCCCGTAAAACCGGTGATTAG
- a CDS encoding Gfo/Idh/MocA family oxidoreductase, whose protein sequence is MADKTYRVGIIGCGGMGRSHANNWTNTGRAEVVTASDISEASAAKFAEEFALPTHYADFGEMCEKEDLDIVSITTWQSVRAEPTIAAAENGVLGVITEKPMAASVGDAQDMMDACEKNDVKLVVGHQRRFSPQNCEARRLIQEGAIGQPQAMLRRDGHGLLNRGTHEVDEMRFILGDPDPLWLIGQAARKTDRWERRVRTEDLCMAEICFDGGIRGIYESDLPEPGLRGDAVYGNDGQLRRGENGTIELLNSKTAGWQVIEPRQSEPNQFDEMLAWIEGDVEEHRNAGKHGLCTIEILMAIYESLRIQDVVTFPLTTRPNPLDLLVEGGKLPVFVEGRYDIRAPFPEQTK, encoded by the coding sequence ATGGCAGATAAAACATATCGCGTTGGAATTATTGGATGCGGTGGCATGGGACGTTCCCACGCAAATAATTGGACCAATACAGGACGTGCTGAAGTGGTCACGGCTTCCGACATCAGTGAAGCATCCGCCGCGAAATTCGCTGAAGAATTCGCACTTCCAACCCACTATGCCGACTTCGGTGAAATGTGCGAGAAAGAGGACTTGGACATCGTCAGTATCACCACGTGGCAGAGTGTCCGCGCTGAACCCACGATCGCTGCTGCTGAAAACGGTGTGTTGGGGGTTATTACCGAAAAACCGATGGCAGCTTCCGTTGGCGATGCACAGGACATGATGGATGCGTGTGAGAAGAACGACGTGAAATTGGTTGTCGGACACCAACGCCGGTTCAGTCCGCAAAACTGCGAGGCACGCCGACTCATCCAAGAAGGGGCAATCGGTCAACCGCAAGCCATGCTCCGTCGCGACGGACACGGATTGCTGAATCGTGGGACGCACGAAGTTGACGAAATGCGGTTTATCCTCGGAGATCCAGATCCGTTATGGCTCATTGGTCAGGCAGCACGGAAAACCGACCGTTGGGAACGCCGCGTGAGGACCGAAGACCTCTGTATGGCAGAAATCTGTTTTGATGGCGGCATCCGAGGTATTTACGAAAGCGATTTGCCAGAACCAGGACTGCGAGGCGATGCAGTTTATGGGAATGATGGGCAGCTCCGTCGTGGTGAGAACGGCACAATTGAATTGCTCAATAGCAAGACCGCTGGCTGGCAGGTTATTGAACCTCGCCAAAGCGAACCCAATCAATTTGATGAGATGTTAGCTTGGATTGAAGGTGATGTTGAGGAACATCGCAATGCTGGCAAACATGGGCTTTGCACCATAGAAATCCTCATGGCGATTTACGAATCGTTACGCATTCAGGACGTAGTAACCTTCCCCTTAACAACGCGTCCGAACCCGCTCGACCTTTTGGTTGAAGGTGGAAAGTTACCAGTATTTGTTGAAGGACGTTACGATATCCGTGCACCCTTCCCCGAACAGACGAAGTAG
- the hisD gene encoding histidinol dehydrogenase codes for MLQIVETGTQEAEDFLSKLKARGKLTDESILKTVRRTLSDVQAEGDKAVIRYTRKLDAPRISAKELKVSREEIGEAYLEVPSEFIDAITHARTNIEKFHQKQLRTSWMSTEPNGVLLGHLIRPLRRVGVHVPAISQLLVSSLLMSVIPGTVAGVEEIAVCIPPMRSRDINPYMLVAASECGIREIYKCGGAQAVAAMAYGTQTIPAVDKIVGPGNLYVQFAKKEVYGHVDIDKLAGPSEILVIADSTADPDYVAADLISQAEHNVDSAAILITPSLGFAEQVKSAIEVQGESLPRCDILTEAFVNFGAALITANLSEAFTLANEIAPEHLELHIENPFDRLGDVHNAGAIFIGPYSPEAVGDYIAGTNAVLPTGTAARYASPLSVDDFLKKTSLISYTKEALEEVTPAVVKLAEVEGLEGHAAAMKIRFEDD; via the coding sequence ATGTTACAAATTGTCGAGACAGGTACCCAAGAGGCTGAGGATTTTCTCTCAAAGTTGAAGGCGCGGGGTAAGTTAACGGATGAAAGTATCTTAAAAACAGTCCGGCGTACTTTGAGCGATGTGCAAGCCGAAGGGGATAAAGCGGTTATCCGATATACGCGCAAACTCGACGCACCGCGTATCTCGGCAAAGGAACTAAAGGTATCACGAGAAGAGATTGGGGAAGCGTATTTAGAGGTCCCATCCGAATTTATAGACGCAATTACGCACGCGAGAACAAACATCGAGAAATTCCATCAGAAGCAGTTACGGACTTCATGGATGTCAACAGAACCCAACGGAGTCCTGCTCGGACATCTGATACGTCCCTTAAGGCGTGTCGGTGTTCATGTTCCAGCGATCAGCCAACTCCTCGTCTCTTCATTGTTGATGAGCGTCATCCCCGGTACCGTTGCGGGTGTTGAGGAGATCGCTGTCTGTATTCCCCCCATGCGAAGTCGAGACATTAACCCGTATATGCTGGTCGCTGCTTCGGAGTGTGGTATCCGAGAAATCTACAAATGCGGCGGTGCCCAAGCCGTCGCAGCGATGGCGTACGGTACCCAGACCATCCCCGCTGTCGACAAAATTGTAGGACCGGGGAACCTTTATGTCCAATTTGCCAAGAAAGAGGTTTATGGACATGTTGATATAGACAAATTAGCGGGTCCCAGCGAAATCCTTGTCATCGCTGACAGCACAGCTGACCCAGATTACGTCGCCGCAGATCTGATCTCACAAGCGGAACACAACGTTGACTCCGCCGCAATCCTCATCACCCCTTCACTTGGGTTCGCCGAACAAGTCAAATCAGCTATTGAGGTTCAGGGTGAATCCTTACCTCGCTGTGACATCCTGACAGAAGCATTTGTGAACTTCGGTGCCGCGCTTATCACGGCAAACCTATCTGAGGCGTTCACCCTCGCCAACGAAATTGCCCCCGAACACCTTGAGCTGCACATTGAAAATCCATTTGATCGGCTCGGAGACGTACATAATGCTGGGGCTATTTTCATAGGTCCCTATTCACCGGAAGCCGTTGGTGATTATATTGCTGGAACAAACGCAGTCTTACCTACAGGGACAGCGGCACGCTACGCCTCGCCACTCAGCGTTGACGATTTCCTGAAGAAGACAAGCCTCATCTCATATACCAAGGAGGCTTTAGAGGAGGTCACACCAGCAGTTGTTAAACTCGCTGAAGTTGAAGGACTCGAAGGGCACGCTGCTGCTATGAAAATCCGATTTGAAGACGATTAG